The nucleotide window ATATACTAGGGATGTAATGTTCTTAGATAATGGAGAAGTGGCATTACTAGAAGAAAATAAAGTAACAGTATATAATGATAAAAAAGAAATAATAAAAAAAGAAATTACAAAAATAGACTGGAGTATGGAACAAGCAACTAAAAATGGTTATCCTCATTTTATGATAAAGGAAATAGAGGAACAACCTTCAGCAGTTGAAAAAACTCTATCTTCTTATATTAATATTCAAGGGGAAATAAATTTTGGTAAATCCTTTGAAAATATTGATTTTGACAAAATAAAAGAAATACAAATAATAGCTTGTGGAACAGCTTATTATGCTGGACTTCAAGGAAGTTATTTTTTCAAAAAAATAAATGGTCTTAAAACATATATAGATATAGCATCAGAATATAGATATAACGATCCCTTTGTAGATGAACATACACTGGCAATATTCTTAAGTCAATCAGGGGAAACTTTAGATACTCTTATGGCTATGAAATTAGCTAAGGAAAAAGGCGCTACAACTTTAGCAGTTACAAATGTTTTAGGTTCTACAATTTCAAGGGAAGCAGATGAGGTTATATATACTTTAGCAGGTGCAGAAATATCAGTTGCTTCAACAAAGGCATATACAACTCAAGCTTTAACTATGTATTTATTATCTTTATACTTTGCAAAAAGATCAGGTAAAATAACAGATGATCAATATGAGAAATATTTAGATGATGCATATAAATTGTCAGAAAATATTGAAGAGATTTTACAAAACAAAGAAAAAATAAGAGAAATAGCTAAAAAAATCAAAGATAGAAAAAATGGATTTTATTTAGGTAGAGGAATTGATGACAAAATAGCTAAAGAGGGTTCTTTAAAAATGAAAGAGGTTAGCTATGTTCATACTGAATCTTTCCCTGCAGGGGAATTAAAACATGGACCAATTGCTTTAATAGAAGAGGGAACTATGGTTGTAGTTGTTTCTACCCAAGATAAAATGGTAGAAAAAGTAGCATCAAATATAAAAGAAGTTAGAGCTAGAGGAGCTTACGTATTAGCAATAACAAAGAAAAATCATAAGGAAGTAATAGAGGTAGCAGATGATGTTATATTAGTAGGGGATAATGGAGAATTATTAACTCCAGAATTAGCAGTTATTCCAATGCAGCTTTTAGCTTATTATACAGCAGTTGAAAAGGGATTAGATGTTGATAAACCTAGAAACTTAGCAAAATCAGTTACAGTTGAATAAAAATAAATAATACACAATTGACTCTCTTAATTTTAAGGGAGTCATTTTATATTAAAATGAGGTGAGCTTATGGTAAATATAGTAAAGGAAAATAATAGTATACAAAAGGGTTATGTGGTTTATTGGATGCAAGAGGCTCAAAGAACAAAATATAACTATGCTTTAGAATATTCAATAGGGATAGCTAATAAATATAATGTCCCTGTATATGTTTTTTTTAACTATATTTCCAATTATCCAGAGGCTCAAAAAAGACATTTTGATTTTATGCTTCAAGGACTTTTAGATGTAAAGGAAAATTTATTAAAAAGAAATATAGAGTTCATTATGTTAGATGGGAGCATAGAGGAAAACCTAAAGGAAATATGTGAAGAATCAAGGTATTTAGTGTGGGATAAATCCTATTTAAAATTTCAAAGAAAGCAAAGGGAAAAATTAAAGGAAATTATTAACTGTAATATTATTGAAATAGAGGGGAGTGTTTTAATCCCAGTTGAAAAAGTTTCAGTAAAGGAAGAATATAGTGCTAGAAATTTGAGATTAAAGTATAGTAAATTACTTAGTGATTTTGATAATTTTTTCTTGAAAATACCCTATGAACACAAGTTAACACAATTAAAAAAAATAGATAATTTAGCAAATGATATTTTACCAAAGAAGAAGAAATTTTTAGATGGGAAATTTATAGGTGGTGAAAAGGAAGCTATAAAAAAATTAAGATTTTTTATAAGGGAAAATTTAAAAAATTATGATAAATCTTCCCCAGAAAATGATTTTTCATCAAAATTATCTCCATATTTACATTTTGGACAAATTTCCCCATATTATATATATAATGAAATAATAAAGGTTAAAGAACATAAAGAACAAAGGGATAAATTTTTAGAAGAGTTATTAATAAGAAGGGAACTCGCTTTTAATTTTGTTTATTATAATAAAAATTATGACAATTGGGATGGGATAACCTACAAATGGGCATATGATTCTCTTGAATTACATAGTAAAGATCAAAGGGAATATTTATATTCACTAGAAGATTTAGAAAACTTCAAAACCCATGATATTTATTGGAATGCTGCTCAAAGGGAAATGCTTTGCACAGGATTTATGAATAGCTATATGAGAATGTACTGGGGTAAAAAAATTATAGAATGGAGCAAATCTTCAATTGAAGCATATAAAACTATTATATATTTAAATAATAAATATTTTTATGATGGTAGAGATCCAAATTCCTATGCAGGTGTAGCTTGGTGTTTTGGAAAACATGATAGAGCATGGAAGGAAAGAGAAATATTTGGGAAAATTAGATATATGAATGCAAAGGGATTAGAAAGAAAATTTAATATGGATGTATATATAACCAAAGTGGAAAATTGCTATAAATAGGGGAGGAGAAATGAATTTAGAAAAGTTAAAGGAAGAATGTAAAAACTGTC belongs to Fusobacterium sp. IOR10 and includes:
- the glmS gene encoding glutamine--fructose-6-phosphate transaminase (isomerizing), which produces MCGIVGYVGNDEKAVEVILEGLGKLEYRGYDSAGIAVVEDGKIFIEKKSGKLSNLVDALDNDDHHSKVGIGHTRWATHGVPTDNNAHPHLSNDGKVAVVHNGIIENFSSLKEELIKKGYVFHSDTDTEVIAQLFSELYTGDLVETFYILKEKIRGSYAFGIIHKDHPGKIICARKESPLIIGLGKHKNFIASDVPAILKYTRDVMFLDNGEVALLEENKVTVYNDKKEIIKKEITKIDWSMEQATKNGYPHFMIKEIEEQPSAVEKTLSSYINIQGEINFGKSFENIDFDKIKEIQIIACGTAYYAGLQGSYFFKKINGLKTYIDIASEYRYNDPFVDEHTLAIFLSQSGETLDTLMAMKLAKEKGATTLAVTNVLGSTISREADEVIYTLAGAEISVASTKAYTTQALTMYLLSLYFAKRSGKITDDQYEKYLDDAYKLSENIEEILQNKEKIREIAKKIKDRKNGFYLGRGIDDKIAKEGSLKMKEVSYVHTESFPAGELKHGPIALIEEGTMVVVVSTQDKMVEKVASNIKEVRARGAYVLAITKKNHKEVIEVADDVILVGDNGELLTPELAVIPMQLLAYYTAVEKGLDVDKPRNLAKSVTVE
- a CDS encoding deoxyribodipyrimidine photo-lyase, whose protein sequence is MVNIVKENNSIQKGYVVYWMQEAQRTKYNYALEYSIGIANKYNVPVYVFFNYISNYPEAQKRHFDFMLQGLLDVKENLLKRNIEFIMLDGSIEENLKEICEESRYLVWDKSYLKFQRKQREKLKEIINCNIIEIEGSVLIPVEKVSVKEEYSARNLRLKYSKLLSDFDNFFLKIPYEHKLTQLKKIDNLANDILPKKKKFLDGKFIGGEKEAIKKLRFFIRENLKNYDKSSPENDFSSKLSPYLHFGQISPYYIYNEIIKVKEHKEQRDKFLEELLIRRELAFNFVYYNKNYDNWDGITYKWAYDSLELHSKDQREYLYSLEDLENFKTHDIYWNAAQREMLCTGFMNSYMRMYWGKKIIEWSKSSIEAYKTIIYLNNKYFYDGRDPNSYAGVAWCFGKHDRAWKEREIFGKIRYMNAKGLERKFNMDVYITKVENCYK